From the genome of Alphaproteobacteria bacterium SS10, one region includes:
- a CDS encoding isochorismatase family protein, with translation MLLSADKSQIIQIDLQLRLMPAIAQHSSVLSQALRLGRLAKLMGIPVTATEHCADKIGALEPDIAELSDTVVSKRSFDACHANTFLEALDPKRPQAILAGVETHVCVFQTAIGLMDEGFEIIIMVDAVGSRRAVDRDIAIATLARAGARIATVEQAAFEWLRHGDHPKFGDALSLIKAP, from the coding sequence ATGCTGTTATCCGCCGATAAGTCCCAGATTATTCAAATTGACCTGCAACTGCGCCTCATGCCGGCAATCGCCCAGCATAGCAGCGTGTTAAGCCAGGCCTTAAGGCTGGGTCGCCTCGCCAAACTGATGGGCATTCCCGTAACGGCGACAGAGCATTGCGCGGACAAGATCGGCGCCCTCGAGCCAGATATCGCTGAGCTGAGTGACACGGTGGTGTCCAAACGCAGCTTCGATGCCTGTCACGCCAATACCTTCCTTGAGGCCCTTGATCCCAAGCGGCCGCAGGCAATCCTCGCCGGGGTTGAGACCCATGTCTGCGTGTTCCAGACCGCCATCGGCCTGATGGATGAGGGGTTTGAGATCATCATCATGGTGGATGCCGTGGGCTCCCGCCGTGCGGTGGATCGGGACATTGCGATTGCGACCTTGGCCCGCGCCGGCGCTCGCATTGCCACGGTTGAGCAGGCGGCCTTTGAGTGGCTGCGTCACGGTGATCATCCAAAGTTCGGCGATGCCCTGAGCTTGATTAAGGCGCCCTAA
- a CDS encoding ParB/RepB/Spo0J family partition protein yields MSAAKKEAGGGRKRGLGRGLNALFNEADAVYPDADAQAGAAKEAPAAASAGAAGPKTLPLEKLVAGQFQPRTQFDEDALKELAASIKENGLIQPILVRPLPGTDNHEIIAGERRWRACQLAQLHDVPVVIREYNDTEALQVALVENLQREDLNPLEEAAGLQRLIDEFGHRQEEVAQAVGKSRSHVANTLRLLGLEPAIRELVTGGKLSAGHARALIGVPDAVILAQNVAARGLSVRETEKLAKARKEGTDDGQAKALKKAAASTKDADILALEHDLSMRLGLKVAIDGAGQKGKVTIEYQTLEQLDELIRRLT; encoded by the coding sequence ATGAGTGCTGCCAAAAAAGAAGCGGGCGGTGGACGCAAGCGTGGCCTCGGCCGTGGGTTGAACGCCCTGTTTAATGAGGCGGATGCCGTCTACCCGGACGCCGATGCGCAAGCTGGTGCAGCCAAAGAAGCCCCTGCCGCTGCGAGTGCTGGTGCCGCTGGGCCCAAAACCCTACCGCTGGAGAAGCTGGTCGCCGGTCAGTTTCAGCCGCGCACCCAGTTTGATGAGGACGCGCTGAAAGAGCTCGCCGCCTCTATTAAAGAGAATGGGCTGATCCAACCGATCCTGGTTCGCCCCCTGCCCGGCACCGACAATCATGAGATTATCGCCGGTGAGCGTCGTTGGCGCGCCTGCCAGCTGGCACAGCTGCATGATGTGCCGGTGGTCATCCGGGAATATAATGACACCGAGGCACTGCAAGTTGCCCTGGTTGAGAACCTGCAACGGGAAGACCTCAACCCACTTGAAGAGGCCGCCGGCCTACAACGCCTGATTGATGAGTTTGGCCATCGTCAGGAGGAAGTGGCGCAAGCGGTCGGTAAGTCCCGCTCCCACGTTGCCAACACGCTCCGCCTGCTCGGCCTTGAGCCCGCGATCCGTGAGCTGGTTACCGGTGGCAAACTCTCCGCCGGTCACGCCCGCGCCCTAATCGGTGTGCCGGATGCGGTTATCCTCGCCCAAAACGTGGCAGCCCGCGGCCTGAGCGTTCGGGAGACGGAGAAGCTGGCCAAGGCGCGCAAGGAAGGCACCGATGACGGTCAGGCCAAGGCGTTGAAGAAAGCCGCTGCCTCAACCAAAGATGCCGACATCCTCGCGCTGGAGCATGATCTGTCCATGCGCCTGGGCCTGAAGGTGGCAATCGATGGGGCCGGACAGAAGGGTAAGGTGACAATCGAGTACCAAACCCTCGAACAGCTGGATGAGCTGATCCGCCGCCTTACCTAA
- a CDS encoding class I SAM-dependent methyltransferase has product MGKPKRNPATDPAIAAQRQALAMALSTGDVAGAARLMPKLLKHQGDDPALHHTAAEIAWRQGDRTNALKHFGGALGAAIAGQAQGPAEQTAEIAQSAAQHLGHLLGSYAIDCKGLLTRPVLVHLLNRTDVDPQAVASAAAPIWMDTPPWRRAFQLSANDAADWLLGPDGAAARADTLAAALLTRAVLSNPKIEALLLTLREKLVAQDKVDEDYLRLIAQQWYLRDYAGVVSDTELSEAGHLKRALYSDPASWLTEPDGVDPWCDRIAEQAIEEAKLAAVLPNLEQDAAETATVRDQYEQHPYPRWIGLTVPAPGSRRALAWRADPDAGNPARKLFWQQSPFEALIAGCGTGRHALMAALGYGPLAKVLAVDISAASLAYASRKAGEYQANNLTFARADLLRLGDLPDELLPKDGFDLIESVGVLHHLADTGEGLRSLAQHLKPGGLIQLGLYRKDGRKHVALARADIKQLGLDATKDEDIRIFRAHILNQPDHPAFSALAHNRDFYSLPGCRDLLFHARERDIEMTEIGPLLTSAGLNFAGMQMPDGVLQAFAQAQGAQALTDLNAWQGFEADRPDLFDAMYRFWAVKPK; this is encoded by the coding sequence ATGGGCAAACCAAAGCGTAACCCCGCGACTGACCCGGCCATCGCGGCCCAACGGCAAGCGCTCGCCATGGCCCTGTCTACCGGCGATGTGGCAGGTGCCGCCCGGTTAATGCCAAAGCTGCTGAAGCATCAGGGTGATGACCCTGCCCTCCACCATACGGCGGCAGAGATTGCGTGGCGCCAAGGGGACCGGACCAACGCGCTAAAGCATTTTGGCGGGGCGCTGGGCGCCGCAATCGCTGGCCAAGCACAGGGACCGGCCGAACAAACCGCCGAGATCGCGCAATCTGCCGCCCAGCATCTGGGTCACCTCCTCGGTAGCTATGCGATTGATTGCAAGGGGCTGCTAACCCGCCCAGTTCTGGTGCATTTGCTGAACCGAACAGATGTCGACCCCCAGGCGGTGGCCAGTGCGGCCGCGCCGATCTGGATGGACACACCGCCCTGGCGCCGGGCCTTTCAGCTGTCGGCCAATGACGCTGCCGATTGGTTACTGGGCCCCGATGGCGCGGCGGCCCGCGCAGATACTCTCGCCGCTGCCCTCCTGACCCGCGCGGTGTTAAGCAACCCGAAGATTGAAGCACTATTGCTCACCCTACGGGAGAAGCTGGTTGCTCAAGACAAGGTCGATGAAGACTACCTGCGCCTGATCGCCCAGCAATGGTATTTGCGCGACTATGCTGGGGTTGTCTCGGATACGGAACTATCCGAAGCGGGCCATCTGAAGCGGGCGCTCTATAGTGATCCGGCGTCTTGGCTAACTGAACCCGACGGGGTCGACCCCTGGTGCGATCGGATTGCTGAGCAGGCCATCGAAGAGGCAAAGCTGGCAGCAGTATTGCCCAATCTCGAACAGGATGCCGCCGAAACCGCCACGGTTCGGGATCAGTATGAACAGCACCCCTACCCCCGTTGGATTGGCCTGACCGTACCTGCACCGGGCAGTCGACGGGCATTGGCCTGGCGTGCCGACCCTGATGCCGGAAACCCCGCACGTAAGCTGTTCTGGCAGCAATCACCGTTTGAGGCGCTGATCGCTGGCTGTGGCACAGGCCGTCACGCGCTAATGGCCGCCCTAGGCTATGGGCCGCTCGCTAAGGTTCTGGCGGTGGATATCAGCGCCGCCTCCCTCGCCTATGCCAGTCGCAAAGCGGGTGAGTATCAGGCCAATAATCTGACCTTTGCCCGGGCTGACTTGCTGCGCCTGGGTGATCTACCTGATGAGCTGCTGCCCAAGGATGGGTTTGACCTGATTGAGAGTGTCGGCGTCCTCCACCACCTGGCGGATACGGGCGAGGGGTTGAGAAGCCTGGCCCAACATTTGAAGCCGGGTGGCCTGATCCAACTTGGCCTGTATCGGAAGGATGGGCGTAAGCACGTGGCGCTGGCGCGGGCTGACATTAAGCAGCTAGGCCTCGACGCCACCAAGGATGAGGATATCCGCATCTTCCGCGCCCATATCCTCAACCAACCCGATCACCCGGCCTTCTCTGCCCTCGCCCACAACCGCGATTTCTATAGCCTGCCGGGTTGTCGCGACCTGCTATTCCATGCGCGGGAGCGGGATATCGAAATGACGGAAATCGGTCCCTTGCTAACCTCGGCAGGCCTTAACTTTGCCGGGATGCAGATGCCCGATGGGGTGCTGCAAGCCTTCGCACAGGCGCAAGGGGCACAGGCGCTCACCGATCTCAACGCCTGGCAGGGGTTTGAGGCGGACCGCCCCGACCTATTCGATGCCATGTACCGGTTCTGGGCGGTGAAGCCAAAATAG
- a CDS encoding HAD family phosphatase codes for MLSRPLAVLTDIDGTMALSEELHAEGTKKIAKAVYGIDLTEEELREINGQGAKKRFEMIERALERSGKDPAKANQAEFDDMMTAYFMTNWDKVTVMPGAQRVLNKLSANDVPMGAVTNATSDVADVTLAVLGDEREHLQFTVSLDDVLKGKPDPEGYLKGAAKLGLTTPEQRSQIVALEDSLVGVEAAKRAGFKVIQIQTDPKMIHPQADLVVKDLNDPRVDYLLGIGPDPAAIPRKGLAA; via the coding sequence ATGCTGTCCCGACCCCTAGCCGTCCTGACCGACATCGACGGCACCATGGCGTTAAGCGAAGAGCTCCACGCCGAAGGAACCAAGAAGATTGCGAAAGCTGTCTATGGCATCGATCTAACCGAAGAAGAACTTCGGGAGATTAATGGCCAAGGCGCGAAGAAGCGGTTTGAGATGATCGAACGCGCGCTTGAACGCTCGGGCAAGGACCCGGCTAAGGCGAACCAGGCGGAATTCGATGACATGATGACCGCCTACTTCATGACCAACTGGGATAAGGTCACGGTAATGCCGGGCGCCCAGCGCGTTTTGAACAAATTGTCGGCCAATGATGTGCCAATGGGCGCCGTGACGAACGCGACGAGCGATGTCGCTGATGTCACCCTCGCCGTTTTGGGTGATGAGCGTGAGCATCTTCAGTTCACGGTCAGCCTCGATGATGTGCTGAAGGGAAAACCCGATCCGGAAGGTTATCTCAAAGGTGCGGCCAAGCTCGGTCTGACCACGCCAGAGCAGCGATCACAGATCGTCGCGCTGGAAGATAGTTTGGTCGGCGTCGAGGCGGCCAAGCGTGCCGGCTTTAAAGTCATCCAAATTCAAACCGACCCAAAGATGATCCACCCGCAGGCGGATCTAGTGGTGAAGGATTTGAATGATCCACGCGTCGATTACCTGCTTGGCATCGGTCCCGATCCGGCAGCCATCCCACGCAAAGGTCTGGCGGCCTAA
- a CDS encoding HAD family phosphatase — MPNFKAILSDLDGTLTDGEHIHQEAFEKICNQLGANVSTKEAASYQGVALDKKYADVQHRFDQPIEYEEFADRVSSYYALKWREIHVIAGAPELLQQGHSQGMRLGAVTNGTAMERDTNLAALGPKTAELLEFVINIDDVKRPKPEPEGYLLGAQRLGIDPKDILALEDTPTGVEAAKAAGMTVIQIQPDPALVSDQADLVVDSWHSPAVAQFIGLDPTATPRRGPGA; from the coding sequence ATGCCAAATTTCAAAGCCATTCTCAGCGATCTCGATGGAACGCTTACCGACGGTGAACACATTCACCAAGAGGCCTTCGAGAAGATCTGCAATCAACTTGGCGCAAATGTCAGCACCAAAGAAGCCGCCAGCTACCAGGGCGTGGCGCTTGATAAGAAATATGCTGATGTTCAGCATCGCTTTGACCAGCCGATTGAGTATGAAGAGTTCGCCGACCGCGTCAGCTCGTACTACGCGTTGAAATGGCGGGAAATCCATGTGATCGCTGGCGCCCCTGAACTGCTGCAGCAGGGCCATTCCCAAGGCATGCGCCTCGGTGCGGTTACAAACGGAACCGCTATGGAGCGGGATACCAATCTCGCAGCCCTCGGCCCCAAGACGGCCGAGCTGCTTGAGTTCGTGATCAATATCGATGATGTGAAGCGCCCGAAGCCAGAGCCTGAAGGTTACCTTCTGGGCGCGCAACGCCTGGGCATTGATCCGAAAGACATCCTGGCACTCGAGGACACACCAACCGGTGTTGAGGCAGCAAAGGCCGCCGGCATGACGGTTATCCAAATTCAGCCGGACCCAGCGCTGGTCAGTGATCAAGCCGATCTGGTCGTGGATAGCTGGCACAGCCCAGCCGTCGCGCAATTCATTGGGCTGGATCCGACAGCAACGCCGCGCCGAGGGCCGGGCGCTTAA
- a CDS encoding alpha/beta hydrolase, whose translation MVLSALTGGPRPDEPDHSGLADVPPHIVEAPEGMRVSRFRNDEGAAIRYAWVEPPDGKVERVSILVTGFRESIERYHELARELANDGEAVWIMDWRGQGGSERYDPKMPERPYAQGYGQDAADLNKFIKDVIRPDERYPGRNKVLHAHSMGGHISLRFLHDYPDQVDAAVITSPMMKIWTKGFPPVVAKLVAGLMDRIGQGHRYLPREGDWSQRDLKELNQSMQNDRAVRQNLHHLFYRAIPAIRMGGPTFGWLRAAFKSIRLVNQPKYLANIKTKMFIAVAGRDKLVQPKATIAAAEHLENADVETYPLSQHSLWHESDSTRRHLWQKSRAFLERAAPKVDPAKMPTATIGAHEGVSVFASGPEALPAANDDIRQAAAPENRLQNQGLPPHAAPQLSGKRGMIGHHEPHPSQPATAAPYFGRGASAPRQPAFGT comes from the coding sequence ATGGTTCTCTCCGCGCTAACAGGTGGCCCCCGCCCCGATGAACCAGATCATTCCGGTCTGGCTGACGTACCACCGCATATTGTTGAGGCACCGGAAGGCATGCGCGTTTCCCGGTTCCGAAATGATGAGGGTGCCGCGATCCGTTATGCCTGGGTTGAACCACCAGATGGCAAGGTTGAGCGGGTCTCAATCCTGGTCACCGGTTTTCGGGAAAGTATTGAGCGCTACCATGAATTGGCCAGGGAATTGGCCAATGACGGTGAAGCGGTCTGGATCATGGATTGGCGCGGCCAGGGTGGGTCCGAGCGCTATGACCCCAAGATGCCAGAGCGACCCTATGCCCAGGGCTATGGGCAAGATGCGGCCGATCTAAACAAATTCATCAAGGACGTCATTCGCCCGGATGAACGCTATCCTGGTCGGAACAAGGTGCTGCACGCCCATTCCATGGGTGGCCATATATCGCTGCGCTTCCTGCATGATTATCCGGACCAGGTGGATGCGGCCGTCATCACCTCACCGATGATGAAGATCTGGACCAAGGGTTTCCCCCCGGTGGTGGCTAAGCTGGTGGCCGGGCTCATGGACCGGATTGGCCAGGGCCATCGCTACCTGCCGCGGGAGGGCGATTGGTCCCAGCGAGACCTCAAAGAGCTCAACCAAAGCATGCAGAATGACCGTGCGGTGCGCCAAAACCTGCATCATCTGTTCTATCGCGCGATCCCTGCGATCCGCATGGGCGGCCCCACCTTTGGCTGGCTGCGCGCGGCGTTTAAGTCGATCCGCCTGGTTAATCAGCCGAAATACCTCGCCAACATTAAGACCAAGATGTTCATTGCGGTCGCTGGTCGGGACAAGTTGGTGCAGCCGAAAGCCACGATTGCCGCGGCGGAACACCTTGAGAATGCTGACGTTGAGACCTACCCCCTCAGCCAGCACTCCCTCTGGCATGAAAGCGATAGCACCAGACGCCATCTTTGGCAGAAAAGCCGAGCGTTTCTGGAGCGTGCGGCCCCTAAGGTTGACCCGGCCAAGATGCCCACCGCCACCATCGGTGCCCATGAAGGGGTTAGCGTCTTTGCCAGCGGTCCGGAGGCCCTGCCGGCCGCAAATGATGACATCCGCCAGGCAGCAGCACCGGAAAACCGCTTACAAAACCAGGGCTTACCACCCCATGCTGCACCGCAACTTTCGGGTAAACGCGGTATGATAGGTCATCATGAACCGCACCCCTCGCAACCAGCGACTGCAGCCCCGTACTTTGGACGAGGTGCCAGCGCGCCTCGGCAACCCGCCTTCGGGACTTAA
- a CDS encoding DUF4261 domain-containing protein has protein sequence MLLPHWMNGVVSYRRMAILALAVVMTIGTHAALITEARAQGSALPTVNPGDGPQGRMIAFVLQAQPEAVNPAAMQEQISGLLPADMGSVRDFVDPNIPASEGEAASIIGRTQEAFPMVEGAVPALFRVYDVPILMVPVAVPVPRQEFAAAWQARRQFAEAPEILSSHQGHTIIFALVDPQTTAEQVRAAEALSAVVAAMATGSTNVLGVHWSSADLSIPPGAFVNAFQKTNAEATAALADSKPVRPVWHQLITMWIDIDAVTAPLFQQAYAAAEPDAVPAWVPEGSVGLITRGLASFIGREIEMAPSDRPPNEQALALVHVIAYLLDRGQLFREGDTLGFGEERLIEASLRDSSALIGGSAETAEAVKILRLTYRLVEEGEAQSLQ, from the coding sequence GTGCTGTTACCGCATTGGATGAACGGGGTGGTGTCATACCGCCGGATGGCAATTCTAGCCCTGGCGGTGGTGATGACCATCGGCACCCATGCCGCCCTGATTACTGAGGCACGGGCACAAGGCAGCGCCCTGCCAACAGTCAATCCAGGCGATGGCCCCCAGGGGCGCATGATCGCTTTTGTCCTCCAAGCACAGCCGGAGGCTGTGAATCCAGCTGCGATGCAAGAGCAGATCAGCGGTCTGTTGCCGGCTGATATGGGCAGTGTTCGTGACTTTGTTGACCCCAATATTCCGGCTAGTGAGGGCGAGGCTGCCTCAATCATTGGCCGTACGCAGGAAGCCTTTCCAATGGTGGAAGGGGCGGTTCCAGCCCTGTTCCGGGTTTACGACGTTCCAATCCTGATGGTGCCGGTGGCCGTGCCCGTGCCACGGCAAGAGTTTGCGGCAGCGTGGCAGGCGCGTCGGCAATTCGCTGAGGCACCAGAGATCCTATCCAGTCATCAGGGGCATACGATTATCTTTGCCCTGGTTGACCCCCAGACAACAGCAGAGCAAGTGCGCGCGGCTGAGGCGTTGAGCGCGGTTGTGGCCGCCATGGCAACCGGCAGCACGAATGTGCTGGGTGTCCATTGGTCCAGTGCAGACCTTTCAATTCCACCGGGTGCCTTCGTAAACGCGTTTCAAAAAACCAATGCCGAAGCAACGGCAGCGCTGGCGGATAGCAAGCCTGTTCGTCCGGTTTGGCATCAGCTGATCACCATGTGGATCGATATCGATGCGGTGACAGCCCCATTGTTTCAGCAGGCCTATGCCGCCGCTGAGCCGGACGCCGTACCTGCCTGGGTTCCAGAGGGGTCGGTTGGGCTGATTACCCGGGGTTTGGCGAGCTTTATCGGGCGTGAGATTGAGATGGCACCATCCGATCGTCCCCCGAACGAGCAGGCGCTGGCCCTGGTTCACGTCATCGCCTACCTACTTGATCGTGGGCAGCTATTCCGCGAGGGCGATACCCTTGGCTTTGGCGAAGAGCGGCTGATTGAGGCGAGCCTGCGCGACAGTAGTGCGCTTATCGGTGGTTCGGCGGAAACGGCTGAGGCCGTCAAGATCTTGCGCTTAACCTATCGTTTGGTCGAAGAGGGCGAGGCCCAATCGCTCCAATAA
- a CDS encoding alpha/beta hydrolase: MNRTPRNQRLQPRTLDEVPARLGNPPSGLKLGQFTNADEASIRYAEVPPHDPNDVSAVVIDVTGFRESIERYYELMSDQQDRGMAVFAMDWRGQGGSERYWPDKPQRPGSLGYDHDVADLRQFIDEVVRPAERFPGKPVILFAHSMGANISMRFMHDNPDTFDAAVLSPPMLGVQTKGFPRWAAKGLARAMRLVGLGKTYMPGEGDWEPHRELKDLVTDRTVRQELQDRFARQHDDLKLGGATSIWLDEALKSMSVLSAPEYLRGIKTPIQMHSARREFIVDPAAHDHAMKHLPNAEMVRHMDAYHEIWMKPQQRRDRVWDQVDNYLRRIVPGADFSIRQRQAPDAAPQPTRRLEKTNPAP; this comes from the coding sequence ATGAACCGCACCCCTCGCAACCAGCGACTGCAGCCCCGTACTTTGGACGAGGTGCCAGCGCGCCTCGGCAACCCGCCTTCGGGACTTAAGCTTGGTCAGTTTACGAACGCTGACGAGGCCAGCATCCGCTATGCCGAGGTGCCACCACATGACCCAAATGATGTCAGTGCGGTGGTCATTGATGTCACCGGTTTCCGTGAGAGTATTGAGCGCTATTACGAGCTGATGTCCGATCAGCAGGATCGCGGCATGGCCGTCTTTGCCATGGATTGGCGCGGTCAGGGCGGCTCAGAGCGTTATTGGCCCGATAAACCACAACGCCCCGGCTCCCTGGGCTACGACCATGATGTGGCCGACCTCCGCCAGTTTATTGATGAGGTTGTGCGCCCAGCAGAGCGTTTCCCGGGTAAGCCTGTGATCCTGTTTGCCCATTCCATGGGTGCCAATATCTCCATGCGCTTCATGCATGATAACCCGGACACCTTTGATGCCGCCGTGCTGTCGCCGCCTATGCTGGGTGTGCAGACCAAGGGTTTCCCACGCTGGGCGGCCAAGGGCCTCGCCCGGGCCATGCGCCTGGTTGGCCTCGGCAAAACCTATATGCCAGGTGAGGGTGATTGGGAGCCGCATCGCGAGCTGAAGGACCTGGTAACCGACCGCACCGTGCGTCAGGAGCTTCAGGACCGCTTCGCCCGGCAGCACGACGATCTTAAACTGGGCGGCGCCACGTCAATTTGGCTGGATGAGGCGCTGAAATCCATGAGTGTTCTGAGCGCGCCGGAATATCTGCGGGGGATCAAGACCCCGATCCAGATGCACTCCGCCCGCCGTGAGTTCATTGTCGACCCAGCGGCCCATGACCACGCGATGAAGCACCTGCCCAATGCCGAGATGGTGCGCCATATGGATGCCTATCACGAGATTTGGATGAAGCCGCAGCAGCGACGCGACCGGGTCTGGGATCAGGTCGACAACTATCTGCGCCGCATTGTACCCGGCGCGGATTTCAGCATCCGCCAACGCCAGGCGCCAGATGCCGCCCCACAGCCGACGCGGCGGTTGGAAAAAACCAACCCAGCGCCTTAA